The genomic stretch ATGTATATCTAAAAAACGCTTATTTTAAAACATTAGAAAAAAATAATTATGAAGCTTTTTACTACTATTTTGTAACTTTATATAAACAATTAAGAAAATCTATGCCGCATTTTATATTAAAAATATTAAGAAATAAAAACATTATACCATAAAAATATTAATCTAAAATATCACTTCTAAATTTATCTCTTAATTTTTTTATAGGTATCCACCAAGATATTTTTTTTACTGTATCAAGATTAAGTTCTATTGTAATTTTTATAAAAAACAATACTATCTGAACTTTATCTTTATTTTTATAAAAACCTAAAAATTTTACTCTATTAACATTCAATTTTAATTCTTCATAATCATTTACTTTCTGACTAATCATTATTTTTACTGCATCTAATGTATTTTCTCTACACCAAGGAGTTAATTGATAATATTTCCAAAACTCATCTATAAAAAAAGCTTTAGAAGAAGTTTCTTTCCAAGGCTTTTCACCTGCATAATGTATAATATTAACTAATGATATATCCGGAGCTTTACTATATACTTTTTTATGTGAAAGAAAATTCCATTTAGAATCTACAATTTTTACTCGTCCCTTTATTATCCTATTTAAAACATCCTGATCAGCATGACCAGTATTTCCAAATTTTGAATAATCATCATAAAAAAGATTTTCCAATTTATCATCTCTCCATAATTTATTATTAATCATAAGCATGCCGGAATTAAAATATATATCATTTACATTGAGTCCATGCATATTTTTAAAAGAAATAATACAATTCAAAAAAACATCCTCACATGCAAGAGCATAATAATTACTTATATCTATTTCAAACAATTCTTTTAAACTATTTAAAACTATAGTATCACAATCTAAATATAGCAGCTTATCAACATTAGGTATAAGAGAAGGAACATTTAGTCTAAAAAAATGAGGAGCATCATATTTATAATTCATATTGTTAACACTATAAAATATGATATCACAATTCTTTATATTTTTTAATGATAATAATTTATTTTTATTTTCTTCTGTTATTCCGCCGTCTAATAAATGAAAATATATTTCCTCATCTTCTTTGGAATTTGAAAGTATAGAGGCAATAGTTGTACCCATATACTTAGCATAATTATCATCTGCCGATAAACATATATCCATTCGCATAAAAATTACCCTCCTACAAAATGATATTATTTTTTCTTAAAAATTTCAATATTACTGGAGGAAATAACTTTCTACACATGTAATACATAGAATATACTAGACGATAAACAAAATAACTAATATTCTTATTAGTAAGATAACAGCAATTACATATTAATTTTAAATAATAGACATTAACATAACAAGATATATTATCATCAAAACTTACAACATAACTTCTAAAATTAGAATATAATTTAAAGGAATTATCTTCAGCAACAAAATCATAAAGAATACGAATAAATAAAGTTACCAATGATTTATAATATTTATTATCGTCACTATTAATATTTTTTAATAAAGATTTTAATATATATTCATAATCTTTAATGCGTCTTTGTTTATTAATTTTATGCCCCAAAGATTGAATATTATTATTAATATGATAGTATATAGAATTGTTATTATAATACATAGACGGATTGTATATAAAACATTTAAAAATAAATTCTAAATCTTCTGATATAGTAACATTATCCAAAAAAAATATATTATTTTCAAGTATAAACTGTCTTCTAAAAATCTTATCCCATACAAAAGGACTGCAATTCATATTGAAATCACGTAAAAAAGAATCTGCATACTTATCTTTTTTAATATTAAATTCTCCAAATAAAGTATCATTACAATAATTTATCTTATTATTTTCATCAATAAAAAATACATTATTAGTGAATATAATATCATAATTTTTTATCTCTGTAGAATTATATAAATATTCTAAATAATTCATATTCACATAATCATCTGAATCTATAAAAGCTATATAATGACCTTTAGCAATATTGATACCAATATTTCTAGTTTTACTTACACCTTGATTAGTACTATTTTTTATAACTACTATTCTATTATCACCCTGAGCATATTCATTCAATACACAATAACTATTATCTGTAGAACAATCATCTATACAAATTATTTCTATTTCTTTTAATGTCTGGTTTATGATACTATCTAAACATTTTCTTATATAATTTTCTGCATTATAAACAGGAATAATAACAGTAACTTTAACCATAAAAATATCCATATATTAAACATCAAAAGCCCTTCTAAAAGCCTCTCTCCACTTCTTAACAGGTATAAACCAAGCTATTTTATTTACATTCTTAAAACTCATTTCTATTCTTATTTTGATAAAAAATATTACTATCTTTAAAGTATTTCTATTATGATAAACACCAAAACATCTTACATCATTGATTTTTAATTTAGTTTCCTCATAATCTCCATACTTTTGTGCCAATATAGTTTGTATAGCATCTATAGGACGCTCTAAAAACCAAGGGGTTAATTGATAGTATTTCCAAAACTCATCTATAAATATAACACTCCTACAATCAGATTTCCATGGTTTAAATGACATATAATGAATTATCTTAACATCATTTAAATTATAATCTATATAATACTGCTGTATTTTATTAGCAAAAAAATTCCATTTAGGTTCTATAAACTTAACCCTATTTTTTAAGCATTCATTTAATATTTCTTCATCTGTCCATACTTTACCATTATTTTTATAAAAAAAATCATTATAACTTTTTTCTATATTAATTTCTCTGCATAATTGAGAATTAAATAATATGACTCCTGAATTAAAATAATTATTATTTCTAGCATTGTCAGCCACTAAAGCATAATAATTATTTATATCTATCTCAAATAATTCTTTCAAACTGCTTCTTACAATAGTATCACAATCTAAATATAATACTTTATCAATATCTGGCATTAATATATGTATATCAAGTCTATAAAACATAGCTGGAGAAAATCTGCCATTATAATTTCCAAGTTCATACCATTTTTTATACTTCTCAAAATCTGGTACATAAAATTTCATATCACAATTTTTAATTTTTTTTAATGATAATAATTTATTCTTATTTTCTTCTGTTATTCCGCCGTCTAATAAATGAAAATATATTTCCTCATCTTCTTTGGAATTTGAAAGTATAGAGGCAATTGTTGTGCCCATATACTTAGCATAATTATCATCTGCCGATAAACATATATCCATTCGCATAACATTTTTCCTTTATCAAACATCAAAAGCCCTTCTAAAAGCCTCTCTCCACTTCTTAACAGGTATAAACCAAGCTATTTTATTTACATTCTTAAAACTCATTTCTATTCTTATTTTGATAAAAAATATTACTATCTCTAAAGTATTTCTATTATGATAAACGCCAAAACATCTTACATCATTAATTTTTAATTTAGTTTCTTCATAATCTCCGTACTTCTGTGCCAATATAGTTTGTATAGCATCTATAGGACGCTCTAAAAACCAAGGAGTTAATTGATAATATTTCCAAAATTCATCTGCAAAAAAAGCTACATTACATTCTTTTTTCCAAGGTTTCCCAACACAATGTATAATATTAATTTTATTTATATCCGCACTAATTTCTTTATAGCATGATTTATTATCCAAAAAATCCCATTTCTTATCTATAAACTTCACTCTATTTTTTAAACAATAATTAAGTATATCCTGATCCTTATATCCAAGTATGGGCATAGTATCTACTGCATTATAAAACTTTTCTTCTAAATTATCTTCTATCCAAAGTTTATTGTTTATCATTAAGAAGCCGGCATTAAAATATTTGTCTGTTTTACTAAAACCTATAGGAGCTTTTACCTCATCTATTTTATCCATAACATCTTCTACTACATAGGCATAATAATCTGACATATCATCTGAAAATAACTCTCTTAAGCTTGAATTAATTATCATATCGCCATCTAAATATACTATCTTATCAGCATTTGGTATCAATGAAGGAATAGATAATCTAAACCAAGTGGAATTAGATTTCATATTATATTTTGAAATATATTTAAAAATTTCTTCTTTAGGTTCAATAAAGTCTATACTGCATTCTCTTATTTTCTTTAATGATAATATCTTTTCTTTGTTAGAATTATTAATATTTTCAGATATTATATATATATTAATATTTTCATCATCTTTTGCATTTGAAAGTAAAGAGGCTATTGCAGTTGACATATACGGAGCATAAGCATCATTTGAAGCAAAACATACATTTATATCTATCATACTATATCCATAAGACATAATGCATTGAGCCTATTAAGATTAATAGGTATATGTGTAAAATATTGTTTAAGATTATTGCTTGCTTGCTTGCTTGCTTGCTTGCTTGCTTGCTTGCTTGCTTGCTTGCTTGCTTGCTTGCTTTTAATGATAAAAAGCCATTTATAGTATTAAAGAAATAATAAATCATAGTCAAATTGTATATTATTTTAATAAAAAAACAAGTAAATTATACTATATCCAAAGGCATTTTTTTACTTGGTTTTGGAAACTCTTTATTTATAAGTGCCATATCTTCATCATCAAGCTTAATTTTTTGAGACTCTATATTTTCTATTATATGTTTTTTATTAGAGCTTTTAGGAATAGCTATTTTATTATTAAAACTCATAATAAAAGCTAAAGCTATTTGAGAAGGTGCGGCATTATGTTTTTTTGCTATGCTTAATAGAGTATTATTTTTTAATATATCTTTACCCAAACCTCCAGCCTGTGCCAAAGGACAGTAAGCCATCAAAGCAATATTTCTCTCTTCCATATAAGGAGCTAAAGAATAATCTGCCCCCCTAGAACCCAAATGATATAATACCTGATTGACTGTGCATTTATCGCCGTCTTTTATAGTGTCAAGTTCTTTCATATCATCAATATCAAAATTAGAAACGCCCCAATCCTTTATAAGCCCATCTCTTTTTGCTTCTTCCATACATTCTACAGTCTCACTTAATGGTACTCTTCCCCTCCAATGAAGCAGATACATATCAAGATAGTTTAATCCCATACGTTTTAATGAGCATTTCAAACTTTTAAATAATTTATCTCTTCCAGCATTATGAGGATATACTTTTGAAACTATAAAAATCTCTTCTCTTTTAATATTTGACATTTTTAAAGCATTTCCTATTATGGATTCAGCTTTTCCTTCTCCATACATTTCAGCTGTATCGATAAGCCTTACTCCATTTTCTAAAGCAAATAATATAGCCTCAGCCTCTTTTTGTGCCTCTTTTTCAATCTCTCCCATACACCAAGTGCCTATACCAAATTTAGGCATTATATTTGAAGATTTTAAAGTATAATTCATAAATAATCCTTTGATTTTTATAAAATATTATTCTTTGCTTATATACAAAGTCCTTGAAGGGAATGCAAATCCTACACCAAGTTTATTAAACTCGTCTATTATTTTATAATTTATATCCTCAACTACTCTTACAAATTCATTATAATCCGCTGTATTTACGTAGTATATTACTTCAAAATTAAGAGAAGAATCAGCAAACTCTATAAATCTAGCACTTACAAATTCAGTATTATTGGTTTCTATAACTGTCTTTAAAATATCAGGTATCACTTTTAATTTTTCTAAAGGAGTAGAATATTCAACTCCAAGCATCATATACTGTCTTCTCTTTTCTAATATTCTATAATTTTGTATTCTTGAAGCGAGCAAATTAGTATTTGATATTAAAAGCTGCTCACCGCTGTTTCTTCTTATACGTGTAGATTTTATTCCAATATATTCAACCACCCCTTTATCAGCATCTATCTGTATATAATCGCCTTTCAAAAATGGCTTATCAAATACTATTACAAAATAATTGAATAAGTCCGCTATTATACTTTGTGCCGCAAAAGCAACTGCCACACCGCCTATACCAAGTCCTGCTATAAAAGTGTTAACATTAACGCCTAAATTTGAAAGTATTGTTAAAAATCCGATAACCCATATCAAAGCTTTTAATATGGTTATAATACCGTCAGATATAACAACCCCTTTTTTATTAGAAAGATAATTATTACTAAAATTGCTTATTATATCGCATATAAACATTACAACAAATATAATAAAAAATACTACAACTATTTTAGTCCAATAACCGCTTACTTCTTTTGGCAGTACAAGTCCTACTCTTGCAAAAGAAAGAGCAATAATAAAGATAAGAGGTCTAAGCCTTTTCTTTATACTTTTTGCCAAATTTACTATAAACTCATTTTGTAATTTAGTATTTAGTTTTAACAATACTTTAAGAAATAATATTAAAATAATATTCATTGCTATTAAACTAACAGCAAATACTATTACAGATATCAAATACTTCAGTAAACTATTATTCCAAATAATCGTTTCTTTTAAATATTCCATACATTCTCCTAAAAGCTGAATTATAGAGCAATTCTATTATAAAATAGTATTTTTTTAAAGAAAAAAATTCTAATAAAATTGTAATAAAATATAAATATTTTTTGACATAACATAAACAATATATTAAAATAGCTTACAATAATTCTAATAAAAATGAGGGTAAAAATGAAAAAGATTTTAACTATTTTTGTCATCTCTGTTTTAGCTATCGCATGCGGCGGTCAAAAAACAGAAACTACTACTACTAATGATACTGCTTATACTAATGACGCTGCAGCAGGAACATTAACAATTGATTTCCAAGCTATAGTTGGAGATACTAACAACGCTTCTATAAGCAGTAATTCATACTTAAAAATTACTGGTTCTTATGGAGATATAGACGGTAAAATAGATGCTGCTACAGGAGCTTCTATGCCTTCAAGAACACCAGACTTACTTAACAAATACAGATCAGCTGATAACAATGTATTAAACAATAGAATAGAAGTTAGTATGGGTCAGTTCTTATTATTTGGTACAGCTAATGCATCAAGATACATTGATGACGGTATGTCTGGTTCTGGTATAGCTCAAAGAACAGTTGACGGTACTACTGGTCCTAAAGTTACAGGTACTGGCATTACAAAAGGCGATGACGGAGTTATAACTATCAGATTCGTACATGCAGGCGGTAAAACTGTTGATCCTTATGTATTTGAAATGAAATCTGATACTAACGGAGTATTCCAAATTGGTGCAGGTACTGAAAACTTCAAAAGAAGCGAAACTGCTCTTACAAATGATTTTGACTTTAACACAGATTCTGCTCTTTTAATAGTTGATAAAGCTAAAGAAGGAAATTCTTATTGGAAAGGAGATCTTCAAGCTGCTTTTGAAAATAATATAATAAAACTTAATGGTACTTTAACAGAAGTTAAATAATAATCATTAATTTATATAATAAAAAAGCATAGGCCATATTTTTTAATATTTCCTATGCTTATTTTTTTCATAAAATATTAAAAAATACTTTTTATAAAATATTATCTATACTAACATCATTAAAAGTATTATCATACAAAACTTTTATATTAGAAAATCCTAATTTTTTTAACTCTTCAATAACTTCTTTATAGCAATGATCTATATTATTAGCATTATGAGCATCTGAATTTATCATAATAGGTATGTTATTTTCTAATAATTTTTTTATTGTATTTTTGTTAGGATAATGGGCATTTAAATTATTTTTATTCATAATCTTTGTATTTATTTCAGCTATACTTCCGCTTTTTTTTATAACTTCAACTACTTCATCTATCTTTTTTAAATACCAATCCTCTTCTTCAGTAAAATATTCTTTATTTAAATTATACTTTCTTACAAGGTCTAAATGCCCTATAATATCTGGATTTTGTTTTTCTATCATTTTAATAACATTATCATAATATCTATAAATAACTTCTCTAATATTTCCAAAATAATTAATAGTATCATTAAAACTTTCTTTTGACATATCTATAGGAAAATAATTGCCCTTACCGTCATCAACATAATGTACAGAGCCTATTCTATAATCAAGCCCCATTTCTTTATCAGTATCTTTATTTAAATTAGAATAATAATCCCCTTCAATACCAAGATAAACCTCTATCTTATCTTTATAAATATCTTTAGCTTTTTTGATATTTTCTAAATATTTAAATGTGTTTTCTCTGCTCATAGAAGTATCATCTTCATCAAAATGAGAATGCCCAGAAAAACCTATGCTTATTAGTCCTTTATTTATAGCAGCTTCGATATTTTCTTCTACAGTATTTTTTCCGTCACAGTAAATAGTATGGGTGTGTAAATTAGATATATATTTCATAATAATAAAACCCTTTTAAATAAAATATTAATAAACTTATTTATAAAAATAAAAAAATAATAAAAGATATAATAACAAAATTTTAATTAAAGTAAATAAAATAATAATCATTTGACAAAATAATTATTTAATATATAATACCTTACATTATTAAAGCTCGGGTGGTGGAATAGGTAGACACAACAGCTTGAGGTGCTGTCGGGTAACACCGTGCTGGTTCAAGTCCAGTCTCGAGCAATTTTTCTTAATTATTTATTATCTCTTCTTTATTTTCCTTTTCTTCAATTTTATTTACTATAAGTTTATCTATTCTCGCTCCGTCCATATCAACTATCTCTAAATTAAATCCTTTCCATTCTAAAGCCTCACCTTCTGAAGGTACATGCTGTAATAATTCTAATATAAGTCCGCTTATAGTATTATAATTACTTGAAGCATTTTCATCTTCTATTTCAAAATACTCTAAAAAATCATAAATATGACACTGCCCGTCCACAAACCAGCCTCCGTTTTTTCTCTTTCTTATATCTTTGCTTTCTTTACCTTCAGAGGCAGAGCCTACTAATGCCCCAAATATATCACTTTGAGTAACCATTCCGTCTATATTTCCAAACTCATCAGATACAAGCCCTATTTTAGTATTATTTTTCTTCATATCTTCAAGAACTAAATATACTTCCATATTGTTATGAAAATAATGTGCCTTTTTAACAAATTTCTCTATTTTGGCTTTTGAATTATTTAATTTATCAAATATATCAGTTACTCTAACAACCCCTATAATATTGTCCAGATTATTATCAACCACAGGATAAGCAGAAAAAGAATGCTTTGACACTATTTTTCTTATCTCATCATTACTCATATTAATGTCCAAAAACACTATATCATTTCTATGCGTCATTATAGACTCTATTTTTCTGTCCCCCAAAAAGAAAGCACGCTCTATAATATCCTGCTCAATTTCTTTTACTTCTCCTCCCTGTCTGCCCTCTTCTATCATAGATTTTATTTCTTCTTCAGTTACCGGGCTTTTATCATCTTTTATTCCAAGAACCCTAGAAACTAATAATGCACTTTTAGATAAAATCCATACAAAAGGAGCACCTATTTTTGAGAGTAATGTCATAGGTGATGCCACGACTTTAGCTATCTTTTCAGGCATTACCATACCTATTCTCTTTGGTACAAGCTCCCCAAATATAAGTGTCAGATATGTAACCAAGGCAACTACTATTATCTGAGAAGCTGCTGAAGCATATGATGACGGCATATTAAATTTAATTAATACATTTGCTAATTCTTTTGCAACAGTATCTCCAGAATAAATACCTGTTAATATACCTATTAATGTTATTCCTATTTGTATAGTTGATAAAAACTTATCAGGATTATCAGCTAAAGACAATGCTGCCTTTGCTCCTTTATCTCCTTCTTTACTGTCTTTCATTAAAGACGATTTTCTAGCTGAAATTACAGCTATTTCTGACATTGCAAATATGCCGTTTAAAAGTATTAACACTATTATTATTATTATATCCATTTTAATTTATCCTTAAAATAAAAAATTATTTACTAAATAAAAAATAATCTGAAAGCATTTGATAAGTATTATAGCTAGAACTATTAAAATATTTACATAAATAGAATATACAGTGAAGATATTTATCCTTAATTAAGGGCTTAATTTAGTTAGAAAATTATATTATAAAAAATAAAAATTACAATAGTTTATAAATATTTTTTACATTATATTTTTTATAACTTTATATATTCTTATCTTTTTATAATATACGGCTTTATTATAATATACAATAAATAATACTATATCTCTGCTTACAATATTATAATACATAATCTTATTTTATATATATTTTATAAGTATATTGTTAATATATAAAATTCATATAAATAATTAATATAAGCAATAGCATTATTGATATTAATTACAAATTTTATATTTATTTTTTTAATAATATAATCTGCATAATAGGTAAAAATTAGAAAATTTATATTTTTTTATAAAAATATAAATTTTTCATATTTTGGTGTTCAAAATACCCTATAGGTATATATATAAATATTTATAAATAATTAAATAATTAAGAATTATGCATATAACTCAAGAGAATAGATTTAAAAAATTCTATATTTTAATATTTTTTATTATTAAAAATTCAATTAAAAATGCTATATCAATTTTAAAATATAATAATAATAATATTGTAATACATTTTATACATTAAAACCCTTGAAATTCTTTATATTTTGTTTATAATAATAGAAAATAAATTTATTATAAAATAGAAGAAAATATGATTGATTTTAATTTAAAAGACATTAGAGAAAAAATTTTAAAGCTAACGCAAAGTCAGTTTGCGAAAA from Brachyspira murdochii DSM 12563 encodes the following:
- a CDS encoding glycosyltransferase family 8 protein codes for the protein MRMDICLSADDNYAKYMGTTIASILSNSKEDEEIYFHLLDGGITEENKNKLLSLKNIKNCDIIFYSVNNMNYKYDAPHFFRLNVPSLIPNVDKLLYLDCDTIVLNSLKELFEIDISNYYALACEDVFLNCIISFKNMHGLNVNDIYFNSGMLMINNKLWRDDKLENLFYDDYSKFGNTGHADQDVLNRIIKGRVKIVDSKWNFLSHKKVYSKAPDISLVNIIHYAGEKPWKETSSKAFFIDEFWKYYQLTPWCRENTLDAVKIMISQKVNDYEELKLNVNRVKFLGFYKNKDKVQIVLFFIKITIELNLDTVKKISWWIPIKKLRDKFRSDILD
- a CDS encoding glycosyltransferase family 2 protein, encoding MVKVTVIIPVYNAENYIRKCLDSIINQTLKEIEIICIDDCSTDNSYCVLNEYAQGDNRIVVIKNSTNQGVSKTRNIGINIAKGHYIAFIDSDDYVNMNYLEYLYNSTEIKNYDIIFTNNVFFIDENNKINYCNDTLFGEFNIKKDKYADSFLRDFNMNCSPFVWDKIFRRQFILENNIFFLDNVTISEDLEFIFKCFIYNPSMYYNNNSIYYHINNNIQSLGHKINKQRRIKDYEYILKSLLKNINSDDNKYYKSLVTLFIRILYDFVAEDNSFKLYSNFRSYVVSFDDNISCYVNVYYLKLICNCCYLTNKNISYFVYRLVYSMYYMCRKLFPPVILKFLRKNNIIL
- a CDS encoding glycosyltransferase family 8 protein; translated protein: MRMDICLSADDNYAKYMGTTIASILSNSKEDEEIYFHLLDGGITEENKNKLLSLKKIKNCDMKFYVPDFEKYKKWYELGNYNGRFSPAMFYRLDIHILMPDIDKVLYLDCDTIVRSSLKELFEIDINNYYALVADNARNNNYFNSGVILFNSQLCREINIEKSYNDFFYKNNGKVWTDEEILNECLKNRVKFIEPKWNFFANKIQQYYIDYNLNDVKIIHYMSFKPWKSDCRSVIFIDEFWKYYQLTPWFLERPIDAIQTILAQKYGDYEETKLKINDVRCFGVYHNRNTLKIVIFFIKIRIEMSFKNVNKIAWFIPVKKWREAFRRAFDV
- a CDS encoding glycosyltransferase family 8 protein, which produces MIDINVCFASNDAYAPYMSTAIASLLSNAKDDENINIYIISENINNSNKEKILSLKKIRECSIDFIEPKEEIFKYISKYNMKSNSTWFRLSIPSLIPNADKIVYLDGDMIINSSLRELFSDDMSDYYAYVVEDVMDKIDEVKAPIGFSKTDKYFNAGFLMINNKLWIEDNLEEKFYNAVDTMPILGYKDQDILNYCLKNRVKFIDKKWDFLDNKSCYKEISADINKINIIHCVGKPWKKECNVAFFADEFWKYYQLTPWFLERPIDAIQTILAQKYGDYEETKLKINDVRCFGVYHNRNTLEIVIFFIKIRIEMSFKNVNKIAWFIPVKKWREAFRRAFDV
- a CDS encoding aldo/keto reductase, with protein sequence MNYTLKSSNIMPKFGIGTWCMGEIEKEAQKEAEAILFALENGVRLIDTAEMYGEGKAESIIGNALKMSNIKREEIFIVSKVYPHNAGRDKLFKSLKCSLKRMGLNYLDMYLLHWRGRVPLSETVECMEEAKRDGLIKDWGVSNFDIDDMKELDTIKDGDKCTVNQVLYHLGSRGADYSLAPYMEERNIALMAYCPLAQAGGLGKDILKNNTLLSIAKKHNAAPSQIALAFIMSFNNKIAIPKSSNKKHIIENIESQKIKLDDEDMALINKEFPKPSKKMPLDIV
- a CDS encoding mechanosensitive ion channel family protein, whose translation is MEYLKETIIWNNSLLKYLISVIVFAVSLIAMNIILILFLKVLLKLNTKLQNEFIVNLAKSIKKRLRPLIFIIALSFARVGLVLPKEVSGYWTKIVVVFFIIFVVMFICDIISNFSNNYLSNKKGVVISDGIITILKALIWVIGFLTILSNLGVNVNTFIAGLGIGGVAVAFAAQSIIADLFNYFVIVFDKPFLKGDYIQIDADKGVVEYIGIKSTRIRRNSGEQLLISNTNLLASRIQNYRILEKRRQYMMLGVEYSTPLEKLKVIPDILKTVIETNNTEFVSARFIEFADSSLNFEVIYYVNTADYNEFVRVVEDINYKIIDEFNKLGVGFAFPSRTLYISKE
- a CDS encoding histidinol-phosphatase; amino-acid sequence: MKYISNLHTHTIYCDGKNTVEENIEAAINKGLISIGFSGHSHFDEDDTSMSRENTFKYLENIKKAKDIYKDKIEVYLGIEGDYYSNLNKDTDKEMGLDYRIGSVHYVDDGKGNYFPIDMSKESFNDTINYFGNIREVIYRYYDNVIKMIEKQNPDIIGHLDLVRKYNLNKEYFTEEEDWYLKKIDEVVEVIKKSGSIAEINTKIMNKNNLNAHYPNKNTIKKLLENNIPIMINSDAHNANNIDHCYKEVIEELKKLGFSNIKVLYDNTFNDVSIDNIL
- a CDS encoding hemolysin family protein, producing the protein MDIIIIIVLILLNGIFAMSEIAVISARKSSLMKDSKEGDKGAKAALSLADNPDKFLSTIQIGITLIGILTGIYSGDTVAKELANVLIKFNMPSSYASAASQIIVVALVTYLTLIFGELVPKRIGMVMPEKIAKVVASPMTLLSKIGAPFVWILSKSALLVSRVLGIKDDKSPVTEEEIKSMIEEGRQGGEVKEIEQDIIERAFFLGDRKIESIMTHRNDIVFLDINMSNDEIRKIVSKHSFSAYPVVDNNLDNIIGVVRVTDIFDKLNNSKAKIEKFVKKAHYFHNNMEVYLVLEDMKKNNTKIGLVSDEFGNIDGMVTQSDIFGALVGSASEGKESKDIRKRKNGGWFVDGQCHIYDFLEYFEIEDENASSNYNTISGLILELLQHVPSEGEALEWKGFNLEIVDMDGARIDKLIVNKIEEKENKEEIINN